In the genome of Populus trichocarpa isolate Nisqually-1 chromosome 6, P.trichocarpa_v4.1, whole genome shotgun sequence, one region contains:
- the LOC7485263 gene encoding uncharacterized protein LOC7485263 isoform X2 yields MVVSNINPHNKEIVVRRRIASIFNKREDDFPSLREYNDYLEEVEDMIFNLVAGDDVAATEVKIAEYQEENADLILINHARKAEELALAMSASKGPPAQTDNTDGSSQGISVGAGQYAPTIVGGQPRPTGIAPQPVPLRGGPDMHGYLEDEETMRIRTENASRAAGWSIEFSKKRGFEEAFASFCF; encoded by the exons ATGGTAGTCTCCAATATTAATCCCCACAACAAGGAGATAGTGGTTAGGAGAAGGATTGCTAGcat attCAATAAGAGAGAAGATGATTTTCCGTCGTTGAGGGAATACAATGATTACTTGGAAGAAGTAGAGGATatga TATTTAACTTGGTTGCTGGAGATGATGTCGCTGCTACTGAAGTAAAAATTGCTGAGTATCAAGAAGAAAATGCGGATCTAATATTGATTAATCACGCTCGGAAG GCTGAAGAATTAGCCTTAGCTATGTCGGCAAGCAAGGGGCCTCCTGCACAAACTGATAATACTGATGGG AGCTCCCAGGGCATAAGCGTTGGAGCTGGGCAGTATGCTCCTACAATTGTTGGGGGACAGCCACGGCCAACAGGCATTGCTCCACAACCAGTGCCTCTCAGAGGGGGGCCAGACATGCACGGTTATTTAGAAGATGAGGAAACGATGAGGATCCGAACAGAGAATGCGAGTAGAGCGGCTGGGTGGAGCATAGAATTCAGTAAGAAAAGGGGATTTGAGGAAGCCTTTGCAAGCTTTTGCTTTTAG
- the LOC7465974 gene encoding uncharacterized protein LOC7465974 isoform X2 — protein sequence MDITHDVRTCTANLNCDCEPTGLLLGVNGGTKARYVNRDSRKCSEIRGTASKLSRRRDSTFPVENQGKLYRISSENATEARTPDEHGLQNENIKAAGTSQTVSTSDYVAAEAKRSNGLKVRSGKSGLAQPHQLTQNSRHSAKAANDNGHPMRPVKKSGDKLPPTSAQDLGVKAKIVPLKYSSKPSSSAWKVKEKKETSKEPSNLSPNMSSSDQVHRSQPTQKGKCSAGAVKKSRNQIQAVKKSGKKITPTPEQEKEKKEPSEGPSNFPTKISLSDRAHRDQPVQKRKCSAEAVKKSGNQLPAIPKRVWQVKGKIASSQDSGKTSSKVFQVKKKTSSTLSKKTSSSHAKTRSFSPEHYIKWDDFVKLGHNCFLCENDLAHSPLPTDEELESDKFPDVAVLPCGHAFHAMCLQQAIPEDQMRDPSCFVCDSLQ from the exons ATGGACATTACTCATGATGTCAGGACCTGTACAGCCAACTTGAATTGTGATTGTGAGCCAACTGGGTTATTGTTAGGAGTAAATGGTGGTACAAAAGCTAGATATGTAAATAGGGATTCACGAAAATGTTCTGAAATCCGTGGAACTGCATCGAAACTTTCTCGTCGAAGAGACTCTACTTTTCCAGTTGAAAATCAGGGAAAATTGTATAGGATAAGTTCAGAAAATGCAACTGAAGCAAGAACCCCAGATGAACATGGACTACAGAATGAAAATATCAAGGCAGCTGGGACCTCCCAAACTGTATCAACCTCCGATTATGTTGCTGCTGAGGCTAAAAGAAGCAACGGCCTAAAAGTTCGGTCGG GTAAATCAGGTCTTGCTCAACCTCATCAGCTAACTCAGAACAGCAGGCACTCTGCAAAAGCTGCTAATGATAATGGGCATCCAATGCGACCTGTCAAGAAAAGTGGAGATAAATTACCTCCAACTTCAGCACAGGATTTGGGGGTGAAGGCTAAGATAGTACCTCTAAAGTATTCATCTAAACCATCTTCAAGCGCTTGGaaagtaaaggaaaagaaagaaacttcaAAAGAACCATCTAATTTGTCTCCGAACATGAGTTCATCCGATCAAGTTCATAGGAGTCAGCCCACTCAGAAGGGAAAATGTTCTGCAGGAGCTGTTAAGAAGAGTAGAAACCAAATACAAGCTGTTAAAAAgagtgggaaaaaaataactccAACTCCCGagcaggaaaaggaaaagaaagaacctTCAGAAGGTCCATCTAATTTTCCCACTAAAATAAGCTTGTCTGATCGAGCTCACAGGGATCAGCCTGTTCAGAAGAGAAAATGTTCTGCAGAAGCTGTTAAGAAGAGCGGAAACCAATTACCTGCAATTCCCAAGCGAGTATGGCAGGTAAAGGGAAAGATAGCATCTTCACAGGATTCAGGTAAAACATCTTCAAAGGTTTTCCAGGTGAAGAAAAAGACATCTTCTACATTGTCTAAAAAAACGAGTTCATCCCACGCCAAAACAAGAAGCTTCTCTCCTGAACATTATATAAAGTGGGATG ATTTTGTTAAACTTggacataattgttttttatgcgAGAATGATCTAGCTCATTCGCCATTACCAACTGATGAAGAGTTGGAGTCTGATAAATTTCCAGATGTTGCTGTTCTTCCATGTGGTCATGCATTCCATGCCATGTGCTTGCAGCAAGCAATACCTGAAGATCAGATGAGAGATCCTTCATGCTTTGTATGTGACAGCTTACAATGA
- the LOC7485264 gene encoding autophagy-related protein 11, giving the protein MSSSITEGLVNQTRLVVHIAENGHSLELVCDETTHVEAVMRYIEKVARINFNDQLVLCLEKKLEPQQPLSAYKLPSSDGEVFIFNRARMQTNPLPPPLEQIDVLEIADPPPPPSSHDPHPLDDAPDPALRVLPSYEKQFRYHYHRGYAIYSRTQVKHEHCLRLLTEQKVQERAMEVARINVQQFYRAILQNYSEFIKRYTQQHRIHLDLLTNFERDLEKLRSIKLHPALQSDSRKCLVDFVKEDNLRKAVDNCSHSHRQFEKKVLEFKQKFGDAKRKVEELFSCGASSSIRNLDLAIKERQPAINEMKSIMQSLRDDVSTVKELVHDCLSCQLSSTRLHTEVSALGLMYDVHEKSHLPTMLAVGDLISKLLGFCKDKKNEMNIFVHDFLQKIAYVTFLMKDVKLRFPVFREAMLRQDDIFRDLKLFHGIGSAYRGCLAEVVRRKASMKLYMGMAGQLAEQLATRREVEVRRREEFLKAYSSYIPRDILASMGLYDAPNQCDVNISPFDTNLLDIDISDLDRYAPDYLVGLPSKSDKTATLKGSLSMSNDSSRSAEMEEIGEEALEKDCSEEPLEGCELLEIAGTSKMEVENAKLKAELASAIALICSLCPEIEYESMDESTVGSLLKNADKTTEALRLKDEYGKHLQSLLKAKQIQCMSYEKRIQELEQRLADQYLQGQKLSNSKDASDYALLAAKTEDFKPEISSGEAPMPYAMTSEPMDEVSCISNSLNSKLGLFTRQPSKDREGFDENMMDSSGMFNTQLDSSMVEPHREELQVCDKDGKGKMVGQLGMSLTNSSTAESMPEPLDVSPSDAVAEPKVSGDHGIMLELQNALAENSKQLSETEAKLKAAVEEAAMLTRELEMSQKLLDESQMNCAHLENCLHEAREEAQTNLCAADRRASEYNKLRASAVKLHGLFERLRCCVCAPGGVAAFADSLRALAQSMANSSNDKDDEGAAEFQKCISVLADKVGLFLSTHRAELLDKYPKLEAANEQLGKELEEKKELVVTLYKKHQLEKQANKERISFSRFEVHEIAAFVLNSAGHYEAINRNTSNYYLSAESVALFTDHLPSRPSYIVGQIVHIERQAVKPLLPTSTRPEHGKVDEVDLLTTDQGTDRLNFNLGPTSNPYNLPIGCEYFVVTVAMLPDSTIHSAPPS; this is encoded by the exons ATGAGTTCAAGCATCACAGAGGGTTTGGTAAATCAGACCAGGCTCGTAGTTCATATAGCAGAAAATGGTCATTCACTTGAACTTGTTTGTGATGAAACAACGCATGTGGAGGCGGTTATGCGTTATATCGAAAAAGTTGCTAGGATTAACTTCAATGACCAGCTTGTTCTGTGTTTGGAAAAGAAACTTGAACCTCAGCAGCCGCTTTCTGCTTACAAGCTTCCATCTAGCGATGGGGAAGTGTTTATATTTAACAGAGCAAGGATGCAAACCAATCCCCTTCCCCCTCCACTCGAACAAATTGATGTACTTGAAATTGCAGAccctccaccaccaccttctTCGCATGACCCCCATCCTTTAGATGATGCTCCAGACCCAGCTTTGAGGGTTTTGCCTTCTTATGAGAAACAATTTAGGTACCATTACCATAGGGGCTATGCAATTTATAGTAGAACCCAAGTAAAGCATGAACATTGCCTGAGGTTATTGACGGAGCAAAAGGTTCAGGAGAGGGCAATGGAGGTTGCTAGGATTAATGTGCAGCAATTCTACAGGGCAATTCTTCAGAACTACTCAGAGTTCATCAAGCGTTATACACAACAACACAGGATACATTTAGATCTTTTAACAAATTTTGAGAGAGATTTAGAGAAACTGAGATCGATCAAGCTTCATCCAGCCTTGCAATCTGATTCACGGAAATGTTTAGTCGATTTTGTGAAGGAAGATAACTTGAGGAAGGCCGTGGATAATTGTAGCCATTCACATAGGCAGTTTGAGAAGAAGGTTTTAGAGTTTAAGCAAAAGTTCGGTGATGCAAAGCGCAAAGTGGAAGAATTATTTTCTTGTGGAGCTTCGTCATCTATTAGGAATTTAGATCTTGCCATCAAGGAGCGTCAGCCAGCCATCAATGAAATGAAGAGCATAATGCAGTCTTTGAG AGACGATGTAAGCACGGTAAAGGAACTTGTGCATGATTGTCTGTCATGCCAGTTGTCCTCAACTCGTCTCCATACTGAAGTTTCAGCCCTGGGTCTTATGTATGATGTCCATGAAAAGAGTCATTTGCCCACCATGCTGGCTGTTGGTGATTTAATTTCCAAGCTGCTTGGTTTTTGCAAGGATAAGAAGAACGAGATGAACATCTTTGTGCATGATTTCCTACAAAAGATTGCCTATGTTACTTTCCTCATGAAAGATGTGAAGTTAAGGTTTCCTGTTTTTAGAGAGGCAATGTTGCGTCAGGATGATATTTTTAGGGACCTAAAACTATTCCATGGGATTGGTTCTGCATACAGAGGCTGCCTTGCTGAAGTAGTGAGAAGAAAGGCTTCTATGAAACTTTACATGGGCATGGCTGGACAACTGGCTGAGCAGCTTGCTACAAGGAGGGAGGTTGAGGTTAGGAGACGGGAGGAGTTTCTGAAAGCATACAGTTCATATATACCAAGAGATATATTAGCATCAATGGGGTTATATGATGCTCCTAATCAGTGTGATGTCAATATATCTCCATTTGACACTAATTTGCTTGACATTGACATCTCAGACTTGGACCGTTATGCTCCTGATTATTTGGTTGGACTTCCTTCAAAAAGTGACAAGACTGCAACTTTGAAAGGCTCATTGTCTATGTCTAATGACAGTTCTCGCTCAGCTGAGATGGAAGAAATTGGTGAGGAAGCACTTGAGAAAGATTGCTCTGAGGAGCCCCTCGAGGGCTGTGAGTTGTTAGAGATTGCTGGAACTAGCAAGATGGAAGTTGAGAATGCAAAACTGAAAGCTGAACTAGCTTCTGCAATAGCCTTGATATGTTCCCTTTGCCCAGAAATTGAATACGAGTCAATGGATGAAAGTACAGTGGGTAGTCTATTGAAGAATGCAGATAAGACAACTGAAGCCTTGCGGCTGAAAGATGAGTATGGAAAGCATCTCCAATCTTTGCTTAAGGCAAAGCAAATACAGTGTATGTCATATGAGAAGCGCATTCAAGAACTAGAGCAGAGATTGGCTGACCAGTATTTGCAGGGGCAGAAACTTTCAAATAGTAAAGATGCATCAGACTATGCTCTTTTGGCTGCAAAGACTGAAGACTTCAAACCAGAAATTTCCAGTGGTGAAGCACCCATGCCTTATGCAATGACCTCAGAGCCCATGGATGAGGTTTCTTGCATTTCTAATTCTTTGAATTCAAAGCTGGGGCTTTTCACCAGGCAACCAAGCAAAGATAGAGAAGggtttgatgaaaatatgatggaCTCGTCTGGGATGTTCAATACTCAGTTGGATTCATCAATGGTGGAGCCACATCGTGAAGAGCTGCAAGTTTGTGATAAAGATGGGAAGGGTAAGATGGTGGGACAACTGGGCATGTCACTGACAAACAGTTCCACAGCTGAGAGTATGCCGGAGCCTCTCGATGTCTCTCCTTCAGATGCAGTTGCTGAGCCTAAAGTCAGTGGTGACCATGGAATTATGTTAGAATTGCAAAATGCACTTGcagaaaattcaaaacaattgaGTGAAACTGAAGCGAAGCTCAAGGCTGCTGTCGAGGAGGCTGCCATGCTTACTAGGGAGTTAGAAATGAGTCAGAAGCTCCTTGATGAATCTCAG ATGAATTGTGCTCACTTGGAGAATTGCTTGCATGAAGCAAGAGAGGAAGCTCAAACCAATCTTTGTGCAGCTGACCGGAGGGCCTCAGAATATAATAAACTGCGTGCATCTGCTGTGAAACTCCATGGCCTTTTTGAAAGACTTAGGTGCTGTGTATGTGCTCCTGGTGGAGTTGCTGCTTTTGCTGATTCTTTGCGTGCTTTAGCTCAATCTATGGCCAA ttcCAGCAATGACAAAGATGATGAGGGTGCTGCTGAATTCCAGAAATGCATTAGTGTCCTTGCAGATAAAGTTGGTTTATTCTTGTCCACACACCGCGCAGAGCTGCTTGACAAGTACCCAAAGCTTGAAGCTGCAAACGAACAGCTTGGAAAAGAAttggaagagaagaaagagcTGGTTGTCACTTTATACAAAAAGCATCAACTTGAGAAGCAG GCAAACAAGGAAAGGATATCCTTTAGCCGTTTTGAAGTCCATGAGATTGCTGCATTTGTTCTGAACTCAGCTGGACATTATGAGGCTATCAACCGGAACACCTCTAACTACTACCTGTCTGCTGAATCTGTGGCCCTGTTCACAGACCATCTCCCAAGCCGCCCCAGCTACATTGTTGGGCAGATAGTGCATATAGAACGCCAAGCTGTAAAGCCATTGCTTCCTACCTCAACGAGGCCTGAGCATGGCAAGGTAGATGAAGTGGATCTTCTGACCACTGACCAAGGGACTGACCGTTTGAACTTCAATTTGGGACCGACTTCCAACCCATACAATCTTCCTATCGGGTGTGAATACTTTGTAGTGACAGTAGCCATGTTACCGGATTCAACCATTCATTCAGCGCCTCCTTCCTGA
- the LOC7485263 gene encoding uncharacterized protein LOC7485263 isoform X1, which produces MVVSNINPHNKEIVVRRRIASIFNKREDDFPSLREYNDYLEEVEDMSLVTVFNLVAGDDVAATEVKIAEYQEENADLILINHARKAEELALAMSASKGPPAQTDNTDGSSQGISVGAGQYAPTIVGGQPRPTGIAPQPVPLRGGPDMHGYLEDEETMRIRTENASRAAGWSIEFSKKRGFEEAFASFCF; this is translated from the exons ATGGTAGTCTCCAATATTAATCCCCACAACAAGGAGATAGTGGTTAGGAGAAGGATTGCTAGcat attCAATAAGAGAGAAGATGATTTTCCGTCGTTGAGGGAATACAATGATTACTTGGAAGAAGTAGAGGATatga GTCTCGTGACAGTATTTAACTTGGTTGCTGGAGATGATGTCGCTGCTACTGAAGTAAAAATTGCTGAGTATCAAGAAGAAAATGCGGATCTAATATTGATTAATCACGCTCGGAAG GCTGAAGAATTAGCCTTAGCTATGTCGGCAAGCAAGGGGCCTCCTGCACAAACTGATAATACTGATGGG AGCTCCCAGGGCATAAGCGTTGGAGCTGGGCAGTATGCTCCTACAATTGTTGGGGGACAGCCACGGCCAACAGGCATTGCTCCACAACCAGTGCCTCTCAGAGGGGGGCCAGACATGCACGGTTATTTAGAAGATGAGGAAACGATGAGGATCCGAACAGAGAATGCGAGTAGAGCGGCTGGGTGGAGCATAGAATTCAGTAAGAAAAGGGGATTTGAGGAAGCCTTTGCAAGCTTTTGCTTTTAG
- the LOC7465973 gene encoding uncharacterized protein LOC7465973 — MKTMNRRRMFTRNKRIAIEKDYDIDLLLSIDHAEGLDNPSTYPSVTTRDYRVVFWVHPDDQLATSRDLGSPDPVWNQKCRMKLDKSRDCKFLYVEVLRYGSSSESNPGTSNGISLVGRAQIPLPNLSSKTDGRYGLVRPKEDGYKAEGHITLSMKLVKIDII; from the coding sequence ATGAAGACGATGAACAGAAGAAGAATGTTTACAAGGAATAAGAGAATAGCCATAGAGAAAGACTATGATATTGATTTACTTTTGAGCATCGACCATGCAGAGGGCTTAGACAACCCTAGCACCTATCCTTCAGTAACCACCAGGGATTACCGTGTTGTATTTTGGGTTCACCCAGATGATCAACTTGCAACATCTCGCGATCTAGGCTCTCCAGATCCTGTATGGAACCAGAAGTGTCGTATGAAGTTAGACAAGTCCAGGGATTGCAAGTTTTTGTATGTTGAGGTGCTTAGGTATGGATCCTCCTCTGAGAGTAACCCAGGAACCTCTAATGGCATAAGCTTGGTGGGTAGGGCTCAGATACCTCTACCGAACTTGTCAAGTAAAACTGATGGCCGCTATGGACTTGTGAGGCCTAAAGAGGATGGATATAAGGCTGAGGGACACATTACTCTGTCAATGAAATTGGTGAAGATAGATATAATATAA
- the LOC7465974 gene encoding uncharacterized protein LOC7465974 isoform X1: MDITHDVRTCTANLNCDCEPTGLLLGVNGGTKARYVNRDSRKCSEIRGTASKLSRRRDSTFPVENQGKLYRISSENATEARTPDEHGLQNENIKAAGTSQTVSTSDYVAAEAKRSNGLKVRSGIVQFDPEVYGKSGLAQPHQLTQNSRHSAKAANDNGHPMRPVKKSGDKLPPTSAQDLGVKAKIVPLKYSSKPSSSAWKVKEKKETSKEPSNLSPNMSSSDQVHRSQPTQKGKCSAGAVKKSRNQIQAVKKSGKKITPTPEQEKEKKEPSEGPSNFPTKISLSDRAHRDQPVQKRKCSAEAVKKSGNQLPAIPKRVWQVKGKIASSQDSGKTSSKVFQVKKKTSSTLSKKTSSSHAKTRSFSPEHYIKWDDFVKLGHNCFLCENDLAHSPLPTDEELESDKFPDVAVLPCGHAFHAMCLQQAIPEDQMRDPSCFVCDSLQ; encoded by the exons ATGGACATTACTCATGATGTCAGGACCTGTACAGCCAACTTGAATTGTGATTGTGAGCCAACTGGGTTATTGTTAGGAGTAAATGGTGGTACAAAAGCTAGATATGTAAATAGGGATTCACGAAAATGTTCTGAAATCCGTGGAACTGCATCGAAACTTTCTCGTCGAAGAGACTCTACTTTTCCAGTTGAAAATCAGGGAAAATTGTATAGGATAAGTTCAGAAAATGCAACTGAAGCAAGAACCCCAGATGAACATGGACTACAGAATGAAAATATCAAGGCAGCTGGGACCTCCCAAACTGTATCAACCTCCGATTATGTTGCTGCTGAGGCTAAAAGAAGCAACGGCCTAAAAGTTCGGTCGGGTATTGTACAGTTCGACCCTGAAGTGTATG GTAAATCAGGTCTTGCTCAACCTCATCAGCTAACTCAGAACAGCAGGCACTCTGCAAAAGCTGCTAATGATAATGGGCATCCAATGCGACCTGTCAAGAAAAGTGGAGATAAATTACCTCCAACTTCAGCACAGGATTTGGGGGTGAAGGCTAAGATAGTACCTCTAAAGTATTCATCTAAACCATCTTCAAGCGCTTGGaaagtaaaggaaaagaaagaaacttcaAAAGAACCATCTAATTTGTCTCCGAACATGAGTTCATCCGATCAAGTTCATAGGAGTCAGCCCACTCAGAAGGGAAAATGTTCTGCAGGAGCTGTTAAGAAGAGTAGAAACCAAATACAAGCTGTTAAAAAgagtgggaaaaaaataactccAACTCCCGagcaggaaaaggaaaagaaagaacctTCAGAAGGTCCATCTAATTTTCCCACTAAAATAAGCTTGTCTGATCGAGCTCACAGGGATCAGCCTGTTCAGAAGAGAAAATGTTCTGCAGAAGCTGTTAAGAAGAGCGGAAACCAATTACCTGCAATTCCCAAGCGAGTATGGCAGGTAAAGGGAAAGATAGCATCTTCACAGGATTCAGGTAAAACATCTTCAAAGGTTTTCCAGGTGAAGAAAAAGACATCTTCTACATTGTCTAAAAAAACGAGTTCATCCCACGCCAAAACAAGAAGCTTCTCTCCTGAACATTATATAAAGTGGGATG ATTTTGTTAAACTTggacataattgttttttatgcgAGAATGATCTAGCTCATTCGCCATTACCAACTGATGAAGAGTTGGAGTCTGATAAATTTCCAGATGTTGCTGTTCTTCCATGTGGTCATGCATTCCATGCCATGTGCTTGCAGCAAGCAATACCTGAAGATCAGATGAGAGATCCTTCATGCTTTGTATGTGACAGCTTACAATGA
- the LOC7465972 gene encoding mitogen-activated protein kinase kinase kinase 20: MAAKKINKTSSSSSSTAPVKKPRRDAKWRAMMKRRNAIMKRGTCFEILKEAAAGCSLETSHGVTWARCCLLGKGGYGSVFLAKRKTTTSDGDLPDKIAVKSASLENASTLKHEKRVLCDLKASPNVIKCYGDEITDTGCDGEKIYNLLLEFCCGRSLHRQIKLSGSGLPESDVRKYTRDVVKGLKYVHCRGYIHCDVKPGNILLVPGTEERSGGFVAKIADFGLAMSIYENQNWGDDLIGTYPYMSPELVKEKRYDYGVDIWALGCTVVEMLSGKPVWPRMDVPGYLYTIGDSQDLPQIPSSISDEAKDFLGKCLVRNAAQRWSADELLEHPFLSVG; the protein is encoded by the coding sequence ATGGCagccaaaaaaatcaacaaaacatcTTCGTCGTCATCGTCCACAGCACCCGTCAAGAAACCAAGACGTGATGCAAAATGGCGTGCTATGATGAAGAGACGCAATGCCATCATGAAGAGAGGGACTTGTTTCGAAATCTTGAAAGAAGCTGCTGCTGGATGCAGTTTGGAAACGAGCCATGGGGTTACTTGGGCCAGATGTTGCCTTCTTGGTAAAGGTGGTTATGGTTCTGTTTTTCTtgctaaaagaaaaacaacaacaagcGATGGTGATCTTCCTGATAAAATTGCTGTAAAATCCGCTAGTTTAGAAAACGCGTCTACCCTCAAGCATGAAAAGAGGGTTCTTTGCGATCTTAAAGCAAGCCCTAATGTTATCAAGTGCTACGGAGATGAAATTACCGACACGGGTTGCGACGGAGAAAAAATCTACAACCTTCTCTTAGAGTTTTGTTGTGGGCGCAGTTTACATCGTCAGATTAAACTGTCAGGTTCTGGGTTACCCGAGTCTGATGTCAGGAAATATACAAGAGATGTTGTTAAAGGCCTGAAGTACGTTCATTGTCGCGGGTATATTCACTGCGATGTGAAGCCAGGTAATATCTTGCTCGTGCCTGGTACTGAAGAAAGGAGTGGGGGTTTTGTTGCAAAAATTGCAGATTTTGGATTGGCAATGTCCATTTATGAAAATCAGAATTGGGGTGATGATCTGATTGGGACATATCCTTATATGTCGCCAGAATTGGTTAAAGAGAAGAGGTATGATTACGGTGTAGATATTTGGGCACTCGGTTGCACTGTGGTGGAGATGTTGAGTGGTAAACCTGTGTGGCCTCGCATGGATGTTCCAGGTTATTTGTATACGATAGGCGACAGTCAGGATTTGCCTCAGATACCAAGTTCTATATCTGATGAAGCCAAGGATTTCCTGGGGAAGTGTCTTGTAAGGAATGCTGCTCAGAGATGGTCTGCGGACGAGTTGCTGGAACACCCATTTCTTTCGGTGGGTTAG